Genomic window (Candidatus Neomarinimicrobiota bacterium):
TGAGTAAGAGTTTTGAATTGTGAGTTTGCTTGGGTGCATCAATTGAAGTCCTAAAATTCATCATTGTTTTCTTGCTTTTGAAAATTTCATCCACTTCGCACATGGTTTCCGGCATCACCAGGGACACACGGTTCTACAGTCTTCAACAACAAAAAAGGGACAACTTTGCAGCATTTCTTCAAAACATTATCGTTCATCCTGCTTTTGCATGTTATGCTTATTGCACAACCATGGCAACAGAATGATGCTATTTTCAATCCCAGTGGCGTACCCAGTCTGATGTTTTCCCATCCCCGTTTTGCCGACTTGGATGAGGATGGGGATTTTGATATGATATTGGGGAATATGAGTGATAAACCTCTTTTCCTGGAGAATGTTGGGACGGCATCGTCTCCGAAATTTCAGGTCGGTTCAGATGATATTTTTTCCCTTGTATCTTCGTTAGACGCAGAAGCAGGTGTAATGGCCGATATAAACGGAGATGGGAAACCTGATTTTATTACAGGTGGATATACCGGGCTGCATCTCTATAAAAATGCAGGTGTTCCTGAATTTCCCATTTTTGTGAAAGAAGAAGGATATTTCTCCGGAATAAATGCCGGATCTTATCCTGTACCGGATTTGGGAGATGTTGATAACGACGGTGATTTGGATTTGGTATTGGGATTCAGCGAAGACGGTTCGGTAAAAATATATTTTAACACGGGGAATGATTCCGTGGCCCGGTTTTCAGACAATAATACCCTTTTTATCGGGGATGTGGGACTCTATGCTTATCCGGTTTTTTGCGATATGGATACCGATGGAAATTTGGATATCCTGACAGGCCGTGACGGACACGGGTTTGCCTATTATAGAAATACAGGGGATGCTGCAAATGGTGTCTGGCATCCCGATGCTATCCCTTTTGACGGTATCGGGAGCGATACGTATTTTAACTCACCGGGGGTTGCAGATTTAAACGGAGACGGCAAATTGGACCTTGTATATGGTTCAGGATCGGGACCTCTGAATTATTTTCGGAATACAGGTACGGCACAAACACCCGCCTGGACACGGAATACAACTCTTTTTGGCGGTACTTTAGACGTAGGAGGGGCCTCTAACCCCGTTTTTTACGACTATGATTTTGACGGAGATCAGGATTTATTCAGTGGAAGCAATCTGGGTGATATCAAATATTATGAAAATACCGGGACCGCTTATTCTCCTGCATGGAAAGAGAAAAGCAGTTCTTTTGCGGGCTTAAAGCATTCTATCTATGCTGCCGTGACAATCGGCGACGTCAATCAGGATAGTCTGCCCGATGCCATCGTAGGTGATTTAAGCGGCAATCTCTATTTCCATAAAAATACCGGAAGCGGCTTTATTCTCCAAAGCGATGTCCTGTCACATATCTCTCTTGGCGGCTGGTCTGTACCGCGACTGGTGGATATGGACGGTGACGGCGATCTGGATCTGGTTACCGGAAATGAAGCGGGAAATCTGTTTTATTTTGAGAATCAGGGGA
Coding sequences:
- a CDS encoding T9SS type A sorting domain-containing protein: MLIAQPWQQNDAIFNPSGVPSLMFSHPRFADLDEDGDFDMILGNMSDKPLFLENVGTASSPKFQVGSDDIFSLVSSLDAEAGVMADINGDGKPDFITGGYTGLHLYKNAGVPEFPIFVKEEGYFSGINAGSYPVPDLGDVDNDGDLDLVLGFSEDGSVKIYFNTGNDSVARFSDNNTLFIGDVGLYAYPVFCDMDTDGNLDILTGRDGHGFAYYRNTGDAANGVWHPDAIPFDGIGSDTYFNSPGVADLNGDGKLDLVYGSGSGPLNYFRNTGTAQTPAWTRNTTLFGGTLDVGGASNPVFYDYDFDGDQDLFSGSNLGDIKYYENTGTAYSPAWKEKSSSFAGLKHSIYAAVTIGDVNQDSLPDAIVGDLSGNLYFHKNTGSGFILQSDVLSHISLGGWSVPRLVDMDGDGDLDLVTGNEAGNLFYFENQGTPDNPDWVEIADYFNGIDVGSNCVPSVADFTGNGRLDVLTGNMWRELNFFTFQDSVWQEDTTFFTGIAGGQNTSPALIDMDGDGDQDLVLGCYEGTFSYYENKAGTTSLTNQHIIFPDDFGLKNYPNPFNASTTIEFTLSMTTPVYLTIFDLRGREVCSWRFSELSRGVHTLNWDGFSQDGSPAGSGVYICQIRTPEHVLSKKMILLK